One window from the genome of Melospiza georgiana isolate bMelGeo1 chromosome 13, bMelGeo1.pri, whole genome shotgun sequence encodes:
- the UACA gene encoding uveal autoantigen with coiled-coil domains and ankyrin repeats isoform X3 yields MPGTSRAAAVEDSSRGRDSIKRGQAEQKVCSVSQKWGRGYGAQEELQLLQKEPSSQDLELENQDLKDRMREVQEEQRMLLDRISGLQLQLTEEQMFADDLENEKDELKKILTTKEKQQEESLRTIEALKAKLKYYEGDSAGSGGNFGNRKEDLLLKQGQAFAVESQSRSMLRPLELSLPSQPPSSEKEALKKELESLRSSLGAAKEEISKLQRELALKGAECRALVSECERSKAESDRQVRQLEDALKDVQKRMFDSEGKVKQMQSHFLALKEHLASEVASGSGKATEELKEQLKEMKAKYEGASAEVGKLRNQIKQNELLVAEFRRDEGRLVEENKRLQKELVKVEMERDERGRNVAELEGQLRETAAKLAQSVSAEQFEKVKGLLSNEVKEKARRLAEVEGEREKLQAELVLLQRESESQRAQLAQHVKAEEHEQMRSGFEQREEELGKAISELSQKNETLQKELERLQADNKVLKQQVQMLKTEIKSQNVPLKIHEELKKANDLAVGDLTKKLFEITKKYNESKAEAEKLLAEKNNLNENISHLQAVYLSPEQHKKELEALKSNGTELEKQLAELQKKYDEEQAKVGKLVAENTGLRETLRDQYVLATTHEEVKTVLNSTLEKTNGELSDLKGKIGEIKQEFLRVNEENGALKNKVKLLQTQLKTEYISLKDHEAMVSTLNKSVQELQESNAAVRAEHQRGQDEILQLHAEIEAQKKELDTIQECIKSKYAPVASFEDREQSLQGTVKELRAQLQEQQQRCRGSEQEAQRCREESEQLRSGLLSIQHDLQHNYVLAEKSHQLERLCASSMEELRQQLRALLRKHMGQEGRQEGAVDHEVPAERLQALRESLGRTVEELQQALSSKEERYHKETLRVGELQQELARLKESSVPLVEYTQLKEGLEGEMAAIKRGLEEKEAETQAKSQEVLRLQEELRQSQQALAELQSQEVVAVAEYSSMKAALEAQVSSMAGHLASMSHKYEQACEEALQARRSELSLKDEKELLQLRSCSIEQEIKDQKERCDKSLTTIIDLQKRIQESAKQVEAKDNKITELLNDVERLKQALNGLSQLTYTTGIPSKRHNQQVELLQSQVKTLQQQLADAARQHQEVVAVYRTHLLSAVQGHMDEDVQAALLQIIRMRQGLVC; encoded by the exons AAAGATGAGTTGAAGAAAATCCTGACTaccaaggaaaagcagcaggaagaaagTTTAAGGACTATTGAAGCTCTCAAAGCTAAACTCAAGTATTATGAA GGTGACTCTGCGGGGTCTGGAGGTAACTTTGGAAACA GAAAAGAAGATTTATTACTTAAACAAGGCCAAGCATTTGCAGTGGAATCCCag TCCCGGTCCATGCTGAGgcccctggagctgtccctgcccagccagccgCCCAGCTCCGAGAAGGAGGCTTTGAAGAAGGAGCTGGAGAGCCTGAGGAGCAGCCTTGGGGCAGCCAAGGAGGAGATCAGCaagctgcagagggagctggcCCTGAAGGGCGCCGAGTGCAGAGCCCTGGTGTCGGAGTGCGAGAGGAGCAAGGCCGAGTCCGACAGGCAGGTCAGGCAGCTGGAGGACGCCCTGAAGGACGTGCAGAAGAGGATGTTCGACTCCGAGGGCAAGGTGAAGCAGATGCAGAGCCACTTCCTGGCCCTCAAGGAGCACCTGGCCAGCGAGGTGGCCTCGGGGAGCGGCAAGGCGAcggaggagctgaaggagcagctcaaGGAGATGAAGGCCAAGTACGAGGGAGCCTCTGCCGAGGTGGGGAAGCTGAGGAACCAGATCAAGCAGAACgagctgctggtggcagagtTCCGGAGGGACGAGGGCAGGCTGgtggaggaaaacaaaaggttGCAGAAGGAGCTGGTGAAGGTGGAGATGGAGCGAGATGAAAGGGGCAGGAACGTCGCGGAGTTGGAAGGGCAGCTCAGAGAGACGGCGGCCAAGCTGGCCCAGTCCGTGAGCGCAGAGCAGTTTGAGAAGGTGAAGGGTTTGCTGTCAAACGAGGTGAAGGAGAAGGCAAGGAGGTTAGCAGAGGTGGAGGGGGAGCgggagaagctgcaggcagagctggtgctgttACAGAGGGAGTCTGAGAGCCAGAGagctcagctggcacagcaTGTGAAGGCAGAGGAGCACGAGCAGATGAGGAGTGGGTTTgagcagagggaagaggagctggggaaggcaaTTTCTGAGCTATCACAGAAGAATGAGACTCTGCAGAAGGAACTTGAAAGATTGCAGGCTGATAACAAGGTGCTGAAGCAGCAAGTCCAAATGctaaaaactgaaattaaaagcCAGAATGTGCCTTTAAAAATTCATGAGGAGTTGAAGAAAGCAAACGATCTGGCTGTGGGTGACCTGAcaaaaaagctttttgaaaTAACAAAGAAGTACaatgaaagcaaagcagaagctgAAAAGTTGCTGGCAGAGAAGAACAACTTAAATGAGAATATCAGCCACTTGCAAGCTGTGTACCTGTCTCCGGAGCAGCACAAGAAAGAGCTGGAAGCTTTAAAATCTAATGGGACTGAGCTTGAGAAGCAGCTTGCTGAGCTTCAGAAGAAATATGATGAGGAGCAGGCAAAAGTGGGCAAACTGGTGGCTGAGAACACGGGCCTGAGAGAGACCCTGAGGGATCAGTACGTGCTGGCCACCACGCACGAGGAGGTTAAAACTGTCCTCAACAGCACCCTGGAAAAGACCAACGGGGAGCTGTCAGACCTGAAGGGCAAAATTGGAGAGATAAAGCAGGAGTTCCTGAGGGTAAACGAAGAAAACGGAGCTTTAAAAAACAAGGTGAAACTCTTACAGACCCAATTAAAAACGGAGTATATCAGTTTAAAGGATCATGAAGCTATGGTAAGTACTTTAAATAAAAGCGTgcaagagctgcaggagagcaaCGCTGCCGTTAGGGCTGAGCACCAGAGGGGGCAAGATGAAATCTTACAGTTGCACGCAGAAATTGAAGCCCAGAAGAAGGAACTGGACACAATCCAAGAGTGCATCAAGTCCAAGTACGCCCCGGTGGCCTCCTTTgaggacagggagcagagcctgcagggcacGGTGAAGGAGCTgcgggcacagctgcaggagcagcagcagaggtgcagGGGCAGCGAGCAGGAGGCGCAGAGGTGCAGAGAGGAGAGCGAGCAGCTCCGGAGCGGGCTCCTGTCCATCCAGCACGACCTGCAGCACAACTACGTGCTGGCAGAGAAGTCCCACCAGCTGGAGAGGCTGTGTGCCAGCAGCAtggaggagctgaggcagcagctgagggccCTGCTGAGGAAGCacatggggcaggaggggcGGCAGGAGGGAGCCGTGGATCACGAGGTGCCGGCGGAGCGGCTGCAGGCGCTGAGGGAGTCTCTGGGCCGCACcgtggaggagctgcagcaggccctgagcagcaagGAGGAGAGGTACCACAAGGAAACGCTCAGAGTcggggagctgcagcaggagctggcccGGCTGAAGGAGTCCTCGGTGCCCCTGGTGGAGTACACCCAGCtgaaggaagggctggagggagaAATGGCAGCCATCAAGCGCGGcctggaggaaaaggaggcGGAAACGCAGGCCAAGagccaggaggtgctgaggctgcaggaggagctgcggCAGAGCCAGCAGGCCCTGGcggagctgcagagccaggaggtgGTGGCCGTGGCAGAGTACAGCTCCATGAAGGCTGCCCTGGaggcccaggtgagcagcatggCCGGCCACCTGGCCAGCATGAGCCACAAGTACGAGCAGGCCTGCGAGGAGGCCCTGCAGGCCAGGAGGAGCGAGCTGTCCCTCAAGGATgagaaggagctgctccagctcaggagctgcagcatcgAGCAGGAGATCAAGGACCAGAAGGAGAGGTGTGACAAATCGCTGACAACCATCATTGACCTGCAGAAGAGGATCCAGGAGTCTGCAAAGCAGGTGGAAGCCAAGGACAACAAG ataaCAGAGCTGCTGAACGACGTGGAGCGGTTAAAGCAGGCTCTCAACGGCTTGTCCCAGCTGACATACACCACTGGGATCCCCTCCAAGAGGCACAACCAGCAGGTGGAACTGCTCCAGAGCCAAGTGAAAacactccagcagcagctggct GACGCCGCGCGGCAGCACCAGGAGGTGGTGGCAGTGTACAGGACACACCTGCTCAGCGCTGtccag GGTCACATGGATGAAGACgtgcaggctgccctgctgcagatCATCCGCATGAGGCAGGGCCTGGtgtgctga